A single genomic interval of Vulpes vulpes isolate BD-2025 chromosome 3, VulVul3, whole genome shotgun sequence harbors:
- the THPO gene encoding thrombopoietin isoform X2: MELTELLLVVMLLLTARLDPCLPAPPACDPRLLNKMLRDSHVLHSRLSQCPDVYPLSTPVLLPAVDFSLGEWKTQKEQTKAQDVLGAVALLLDGVLAARGQLGPSCLSSLLGQLSGQVRLLLGALQGLLGTQGRTTTHKDPNAIFLSFQQLLRGKVRFLLLVAGPTLCAKQSQPTTAVPSNTSLFLTLRKLPNRTSGLLETNSSISARTTGSGLLKRLQGFRAKIPGLLNQTSRSLKQTPGHLSRTHGPLNGTHGLLPGLSLTALGAPDIPLGTSDMDALPPNLWPRYSPSPVHPPPGQYTLFSPLPTSPIPQNPLQPPPPDPSATANSTSPLQIAAHPHFQNLSQEE, encoded by the exons ATGGAGCTGACTG AGCTGCTCCTCGTGGTCATGCTTCTCCTAACTGCAAGACTGGATCCATgcctcccagctcctcctgccTGTGACCCCCGTCTCCTAAATAAAATGCTTCGTGACTCCCATGTCCTTCACAGCAGATTG AGCCAGTGTCCAGACGTTTACCCTTTGTCCACACCCGTCCTGCTGCCTGCTGTGGACTTTAGCTTGGgagaatggaaaacccagaag GAGCAGACCAAGGCACAGGACGTTTTGGGAGCTGTAGCCCTTCTCCTGGATGGCGTCCTGGCAGCGCGGGGACAACTGGGAccctcctgcctctcttcccttctgGGACAGCTTTCTGGACAGGTCCGCCTCCTCCTTGGGGCCCTGCAGGGCCTCCTTGGAACCCAG GGCAGGACCACAACTCACAAGGATCCCAATGCCATATTCCTGAGCTTCCAACAACTGCTCCGAGGAAAGGTGCGCTTCCTGCTGCTTGTAGCAGGGCCCACCCTCTGTGCCAAGCAGAGCCAACCCACTACAGCTGTCCCAAGCAATACCTCCCTATTCCTCACACTGCGCAAGCTCCCAAACAGGACTTCTGGATTGTTGGAGACAAACTCCAGCATCTCAGCCAGAACTACTGGCTCTGGACTTCTGAAGAGGCTGCAGGGATTCAGAGCCAAGATTCCTGGTCTGCTGAACCAAACCTCCAGGTCCCTAAAACAAACCCCTGGACACCTGAGCAGGACACATGGACCCTTGAATGGAACTCATGGACTCCTTCCTGGACTCTCACTCACGGCCCTAGGAGCCCCAGACATCCCTCTAGGAACTTCAGATATGGACGCCCTGCCACCCAACCTCTGGCCCAGATACTCTCCTTCCCCAGTCCATCCTCCTCCTGGGCAATACACACTCTTCTCCCCTTTACCCACCTCGCCCATCCCCCAGAACCCGCTCCAACCTCCACCTCCTGACCCCTCCGCCACAGCCAACTCTACCAGTCCTCTTCAAATTGCAGCCCACCCTCACTTCCAGAATCTGTCTCAGGAGGAGTAA
- the THPO gene encoding thrombopoietin isoform X1, protein MELTELLLVVMLLLTARLDPCLPAPPACDPRLLNKMLRDSHVLHSRLSQCPDVYPLSTPVLLPAVDFSLGEWKTQKEQTKAQDVLGAVALLLDGVLAARGQLGPSCLSSLLGQLSGQVRLLLGALQGLLGTQLPPQGRTTTHKDPNAIFLSFQQLLRGKVRFLLLVAGPTLCAKQSQPTTAVPSNTSLFLTLRKLPNRTSGLLETNSSISARTTGSGLLKRLQGFRAKIPGLLNQTSRSLKQTPGHLSRTHGPLNGTHGLLPGLSLTALGAPDIPLGTSDMDALPPNLWPRYSPSPVHPPPGQYTLFSPLPTSPIPQNPLQPPPPDPSATANSTSPLQIAAHPHFQNLSQEE, encoded by the exons ATGGAGCTGACTG AGCTGCTCCTCGTGGTCATGCTTCTCCTAACTGCAAGACTGGATCCATgcctcccagctcctcctgccTGTGACCCCCGTCTCCTAAATAAAATGCTTCGTGACTCCCATGTCCTTCACAGCAGATTG AGCCAGTGTCCAGACGTTTACCCTTTGTCCACACCCGTCCTGCTGCCTGCTGTGGACTTTAGCTTGGgagaatggaaaacccagaag GAGCAGACCAAGGCACAGGACGTTTTGGGAGCTGTAGCCCTTCTCCTGGATGGCGTCCTGGCAGCGCGGGGACAACTGGGAccctcctgcctctcttcccttctgGGACAGCTTTCTGGACAGGTCCGCCTCCTCCTTGGGGCCCTGCAGGGCCTCCTTGGAACCCAG CTTCCTCCACAGGGCAGGACCACAACTCACAAGGATCCCAATGCCATATTCCTGAGCTTCCAACAACTGCTCCGAGGAAAGGTGCGCTTCCTGCTGCTTGTAGCAGGGCCCACCCTCTGTGCCAAGCAGAGCCAACCCACTACAGCTGTCCCAAGCAATACCTCCCTATTCCTCACACTGCGCAAGCTCCCAAACAGGACTTCTGGATTGTTGGAGACAAACTCCAGCATCTCAGCCAGAACTACTGGCTCTGGACTTCTGAAGAGGCTGCAGGGATTCAGAGCCAAGATTCCTGGTCTGCTGAACCAAACCTCCAGGTCCCTAAAACAAACCCCTGGACACCTGAGCAGGACACATGGACCCTTGAATGGAACTCATGGACTCCTTCCTGGACTCTCACTCACGGCCCTAGGAGCCCCAGACATCCCTCTAGGAACTTCAGATATGGACGCCCTGCCACCCAACCTCTGGCCCAGATACTCTCCTTCCCCAGTCCATCCTCCTCCTGGGCAATACACACTCTTCTCCCCTTTACCCACCTCGCCCATCCCCCAGAACCCGCTCCAACCTCCACCTCCTGACCCCTCCGCCACAGCCAACTCTACCAGTCCTCTTCAAATTGCAGCCCACCCTCACTTCCAGAATCTGTCTCAGGAGGAGTAA
- the THPO gene encoding thrombopoietin isoform X3, with translation MELTELLLVVMLLLTARLDPCLPAPPACDPRLLNKMLRDSHVLHSRLSQCPDVYPLSTPVLLPAVDFSLGEWKTQKEQTKAQDVLGAVALLLDGVLAARGQLGPSCLSSLLGQLSGQVRLLLGALQGLLGTQDHNSQGSQCHIPELPTTAPRKGALPAACSRAHPLCQAEPTHYSCPKQYLPIPHTAQAPKQDFWIVGDKLQHLSQNYWLWTSEEAAGIQSQDSWSAEPNLQVPKTNPWTPEQDTWTLEWNSWTPSWTLTHGPRSPRHPSRNFRYGRPATQPLAQILSFPSPSSSWAIHTLLPFTHLAHPPEPAPTSTS, from the exons ATGGAGCTGACTG AGCTGCTCCTCGTGGTCATGCTTCTCCTAACTGCAAGACTGGATCCATgcctcccagctcctcctgccTGTGACCCCCGTCTCCTAAATAAAATGCTTCGTGACTCCCATGTCCTTCACAGCAGATTG AGCCAGTGTCCAGACGTTTACCCTTTGTCCACACCCGTCCTGCTGCCTGCTGTGGACTTTAGCTTGGgagaatggaaaacccagaag GAGCAGACCAAGGCACAGGACGTTTTGGGAGCTGTAGCCCTTCTCCTGGATGGCGTCCTGGCAGCGCGGGGACAACTGGGAccctcctgcctctcttcccttctgGGACAGCTTTCTGGACAGGTCCGCCTCCTCCTTGGGGCCCTGCAGGGCCTCCTTGGAACCCAG GACCACAACTCACAAGGATCCCAATGCCATATTCCTGAGCTTCCAACAACTGCTCCGAGGAAAGGTGCGCTTCCTGCTGCTTGTAGCAGGGCCCACCCTCTGTGCCAAGCAGAGCCAACCCACTACAGCTGTCCCAAGCAATACCTCCCTATTCCTCACACTGCGCAAGCTCCCAAACAGGACTTCTGGATTGTTGGAGACAAACTCCAGCATCTCAGCCAGAACTACTGGCTCTGGACTTCTGAAGAGGCTGCAGGGATTCAGAGCCAAGATTCCTGGTCTGCTGAACCAAACCTCCAGGTCCCTAAAACAAACCCCTGGACACCTGAGCAGGACACATGGACCCTTGAATGGAACTCATGGACTCCTTCCTGGACTCTCACTCACGGCCCTAGGAGCCCCAGACATCCCTCTAGGAACTTCAGATATGGACGCCCTGCCACCCAACCTCTGGCCCAGATACTCTCCTTCCCCAGTCCATCCTCCTCCTGGGCAATACACACTCTTCTCCCCTTTACCCACCTCGCCCATCCCCCAGAACCCGCTCCAACCTCCACCTCCTGA